The Nitrospirota bacterium genome window below encodes:
- a CDS encoding DUF4175 domain-containing protein, whose amino-acid sequence MPTTGKRQLLGRGKGHLSAADPQYRFIIFLLVVLGAYTFLLKVFQKLAEILQLPVFLPVALVTLLFFVGIVGTMYSHTFVGPMQRIRRILEQLVEGETNISLRLRGSDDPMLKDLGKAVSRLCDHSRSSHALIRETAQDLFAAIEALREKVRQGAALEEIQKHVEDLRATQELLEKAIKACEKK is encoded by the coding sequence ATGCCGACGACCGGGAAAAGACAACTGTTAGGCAGGGGCAAGGGTCATCTGAGCGCAGCGGACCCGCAATACCGGTTTATCATCTTTCTTCTCGTTGTCCTGGGCGCCTACACCTTTCTCCTGAAGGTTTTCCAGAAACTCGCCGAGATCCTGCAACTTCCCGTTTTTCTCCCTGTCGCGCTGGTCACCCTCCTGTTCTTCGTCGGCATTGTCGGCACGATGTATTCCCATACTTTCGTCGGTCCCATGCAGCGGATACGCAGGATCCTCGAGCAGCTGGTGGAGGGAGAGACCAATATTTCCCTCAGACTGAGGGGTTCGGACGATCCCATGCTGAAGGACCTGGGTAAGGCGGTCAGCCGGTTGTGTGATCACAGCAGGAGCTCCCATGCCCTGATCCGGGAAACCGCCCAGGACCTTTTTGCGGCCATCGAGGCGCTCCGGGAAAAAGTCCGGCAGGGCGCGGCCCTGGAGGAAATTCAGAAGCACGTTGAGGACCTGCGCGCGACGCAGGAGCTCCTGGAAAAAGCGATCAAAGCGTGTGAAAAAAAATAG